TTAAGCCAAGCCACCATTAATTCTCTTTGTACTTCGATTTCTTTTGGAGAAACGTACTTCACTTCATCATGGACCATGATCGGAGTGTTATTGAGCTTGATGAGTTTCATGGCTTCATCAAAATCATTATTTCGGATTACAACGCAACCACGAGATCCCCTGGTGAGCGGAGTATTGTCTGGCAAAGTGTGGAGCCAAATTCCATATCCTGTTTTTCCGTCTCTACGATCGAAAAGGTTGGGATAGTTCATGGGAAAGGCTCTTACGTCATGCATTCCGTATTCTTGGAAATTCAATTTTGCTTTATCTAGGTAAGACGGGAAAAAGTAAATCCCTTCTGGAGTTTTGTGGTCTCCCACAGAAACTTTGTCACCCATGGTTCTGCCAAAGTCTGCATTGATTTCTTTGATCTTGTAATAGCCTTTGTCGGATTGTTCCCAAACATTCAAAGTGCGTCTTGATTTATCCACCACAAAAACATGGTTGGAATAAAAAGGACCTTTTCCTAAATTGATAAGACTATCAGGAACTAATTTTTCGAACTGCGGTTGTGTCTGTGGCTCTTTCTGCGGTTCTTCGGCATTGAGATTCTGCGAAGCCGGCGACAATACTGCGCCAACGAAAGCCAAGCTTAGGAGTGGTGTTCTGAAATTTATCTTCACACTTTATTGTCATGAATTTTAGGGGTTTTTGTCAAGTCACGGATAGGTCCTAATTTAGCTCTGCAATTGCTAGTGATTTCTTAGTTTTACCCTCGAGCGTGCCCTGAAACTTCTTAAAAATGTTTAATTCTTGGCCATTTTAATTTTTCGAGAAGAATCTATGTCTCACGGTGAGAATCTCTCTCTAAGAGTTAAGACCTTTGTCTGCTACTCCGATAGGACTAATGTAGAGTGTAGAGACCAATTGTGGGTCGGGGTAAACTATATGAAAAAAATGGTTAAACTAGGTTTTGTCGGAATAAATGTGGCATCAATGTGTGTGGGCCTAGGTCTTGTGTATGCTTCAACCATGGGTGGAGAATCTCCAGTCATCAGAGAAGAGCAAGAAATCAAAAAACTAGAGGAAGCCCGAGATAAAAGGGATGAAACTCCCCACGTCTACACAATGGATAAATTTACGGTGAATCTTGATGGATACCCAAGAAGAATCGTGCAGACGGAAATCAACCTAGAACTCTTAGATAAAACCGGATACGAACAAGTTATTAGATTGGGATCAAAAGGCAGAGATGCTGTCGTTAGAATCCTAAATGGAAAGCAGTTTGATGATATCGAAACCCTTCAAGGCAAGCTCCGTCTGAAGGAGCAAATCTCGACCACTCTGAATGACCTTATGGTTGATGGGGTGATCAAGAATGTTTACT
This DNA window, taken from Bdellovibrionota bacterium, encodes the following:
- a CDS encoding flagellar basal body-associated FliL family protein, with translation MKKMVKLGFVGINVASMCVGLGLVYASTMGGESPVIREEQEIKKLEEARDKRDETPHVYTMDKFTVNLDGYPRRIVQTEINLELLDKTGYEQVIRLGSKGRDAVVRILNGKQFDDIETLQGKLRLKEQISTTLNDLMVDGVIKNVYFTELIVK
- a CDS encoding L,D-transpeptidase family protein, which encodes MKINFRTPLLSLAFVGAVLSPASQNLNAEEPQKEPQTQPQFEKLVPDSLINLGKGPFYSNHVFVVDKSRRTLNVWEQSDKGYYKIKEINADFGRTMGDKVSVGDHKTPEGIYFFPSYLDKAKLNFQEYGMHDVRAFPMNYPNLFDRRDGKTGYGIWLHTLPDNTPLTRGSRGCVVIRNNDFDEAMKLIKLNNTPIMVHDEVKYVSPKEIEVQRELMVAWLKKWLESWQSKNLDSYMSYFDKSFRSKRMNWDQWKEYKSGLATTYGEINISISEPRIIHFRDEWVVQFIQKYKSDKYEDFGHKTLFIKGTTIENLKIIAEDFDVTTSSIAIAQYDAANFSCCTNLDRKLTTTKN